From the genome of Nicotiana sylvestris chromosome 1, ASM39365v2, whole genome shotgun sequence:
GGTTTACGCAAGCGTCAGAAGAGTCTAATGACGAAGAAATGCGCATAAATCTTAatctacttgaaggaaaaagagaaGTTGCATTAATAAGAATAGCAGCACAAAAACAGGTCATAAAACAATACTACAATCGAAAAGCACGCCTAAGattcttcaagattggggacttcgtgctcaaaaaggtttttcaaacTACGAAGGCAGCCAATGCGGGAAAATTAAGTCCAacctgggaaggaccctataggaTTCATGATATCGTAGGGAAAagagcatacgagctggaaacaatggatggcaagatactaccttcacactGGAATGCCATTcatctgaagagatactatttctaaggaatacccactgtcaggtatccatattttaaaattttatttttgaattgttaaaattttactaacgattttagatgataggcaaaaagctagcccgtactaaatgatgaatcacgacctacaaggcacgtggaataaattaaaatttttggtctagggttacaactattctaaTAGATATTCAgatgggttaagcagtcttcacctataatcgcacctccgagtcccgtgtgtttttccttttcagggaaaggaccaaatgagaggaacaatcaagtgctcgagattttatacttcaaagctcaaacacttgggggactatataatatacatagacatgtgtataaagaagacAAAAAAGATTGGGAAATAATCAAAGATCAAGCCTGAGAAGTTCACTCATTAATGAGTCAAGTatagagcaaagtcacgagctaaggccaaagaaaaaccttatcatagttagggtaaaggcaatatactgaaatgGGTTATAAGTAAAAACCTTGTAttcattttgtatttattttcttttttgaaatctgTTATAAGGAAAACAGTTGCGAGAAAGTTATAgaagtaattcaaatacatgtgaagtgttattcaaaacttgaaaaaagttcaaataaaaacttgtcgaaGTTATTCcaaaaaacatgtgtattcctatttcttttatcgtacattaacaccattatgaagttgaaaCATCTTCTttattaagtgtcgaatataaaagggctCTCTTTTATAAAATCCATGATTAATTCAAGTATCCATgaagttaacagaagcatttttgaagaataaaaatgcaagttattcagtaagtccttaaaaataaaggcaagaataaacaaaGCAGAAGTTCAAACAGCAAcggaaaacttcttaatattaaaaagtttagactaagtatgaacttagtcataaaccagAAGTTGTTTATACAAAGTGCCCTATAAAAGGTCTGGGGACTTAACGTTTTCAACAAACCCTTAAAAAAACCAAGGGTCACAATCACATaccaccaaaagaaaaaaaagaaaaacacaaaagAATTTAAACAACATAAACTTTTCACTGAGAAGATGAAGGGACTGAAGCAGGGTCCTCAGCAGCAGTAGGCTCAACTTGACTTGAAGGAGTGGGGATACCCGTATTATcttcaacatttttagaagcTTCAGCCACGGGAGAAGAAAAATCTTGGTTCTGCTGAGTCTTCTCAATAGTCTCTTTGATCTTGGCTAACTCAGATTCCAATTTAAAATTCTCCTGGCTAACTTCAACGAGGGTATCATGGCGAGAATTTAAAAACGCCTAACTCACTTCAATGACAGTTTTATCTTCAAGGATCTCGTAATCTCTTTCCCAGTCAACAATTTCATTTCTTAACTTTTCATTTTTAGCCAAGGCAGATTCATAAGAACTTTGAAGAGAAGCGTGGGAATTCTCTAAAGAGAAAACCTTATCAGAAGATACCCGGAGGTCTTCTTGAGTTTGAGTCAAACTCTGCACGAGTTCACCAGCATATGCTTCTTTTTCACTCAAGAGAGCTCTTAACTCTCTAATTTCTTCACTTGCCTTGGACAGTTGCTCGGAAAAAGAGGTTTCTAGACGAGCCTTTTCCTTTCTTGCTTGATTTGAAGAAGCTTTTTCTACTGCCAACTCTGAAGTCAAAGCCCGTACCTGTTGCTCTAAGGTACTTTTACTTTCTTCTAAAGTTTTCACGTCACTGAAAACTTTCACACCGTTCCTTCCAATTATCCGCCTCCACTTGGTAGTCACGTACTAATTGCTCTGAGAGGGTAACCCTTTTTCATAATCTCCGTGCCAATTAGATTGAcctaagagaaaaaagagagggaaaaaatGAGAATCCCGAAGATAGAAAAATGACAAAGTAAAGCTTGAaaaaggaatacctttaaagaagcatGCACTATATCATTCATCAAGGTCACAGAACTATGGCTATCAAGATTAGCCCTCTCGACTGGACCAATCAAAGGCTTTAGCTACACGTCAGCTTGACCTGATTTCCTTAAAAGGTTATCTTCAGCGGGGACTTCGATGATAATTCGCCTCATAGCACCACTCCTACTTGAAGAACCAACTTCTATGTAAGGAGCAGTTGAAGTAGGAGTAGTCGAGGGAGGAACTGTGGAAGCAGTCATAATATCCTGGGGAGGAACGGTAACAGCCACGACCGACAAAGGAGGAATCACAAGAACGGGAGTAGAAAAAGAAGCAAGAGGTGCTTCATCAGAAATCGGACCTAAATTTTCACCACCAAACCCGCAGTTAAAAAGTTGCTCAACTGAATCATGAGCAGCTACGGGAACTTCATCATCAGGGATCATCACCGGGGTTTCAATAGACTCGTTAAGAGGAACAGAACAAGGAGGAGATgcttcatcatcagaaatgatTCGCCTACGAGCTCTTCACCTTTTTACCAATGAAcccccatcttcctcttcttcagagtctTGGTCACTAGCAActttccttttcgatgaagaacccaaGATTATCTCTTGGGCCCTTTCCAAAGAAATACGGGAAGCTACGACCACCTCAGCACTAATCCCTCAGAcagcaaatcctgataaaaagaaaaattaaattaaGTTCTGGAAAGGACAATAAAgagttaaataaaaaaaacacttaccatgagttttcactttccaaccaaatcgGTGTGAAAgatttttccaagatctacccTCCATTGGGGCTGTATACAACAATTTTCCTACCCAACCATGGAAATTGGGAATTTCATCAACAATTCCCatggttgctggaaaagaaaggggaaaattAAGATAATgatcatcaaaattgaagaaaaaaggtacgagaaaaattattaaaaagaaaactcacgtgcaaaattccacttctcagggaagggaacattttcatcacccactaaaccaacagtgggggctgCAACAAACTTGGCATACCAGCCACAGTCTCTGCCATCTTCTGGACTGACTAGAACTCTTTTGCTCCTTGCTACTAAAGTAAAAACACCTTGGCGAAAGAGTCTGGAAGAGTAAAGGTGAATTAAATGAGCAAAAGTGAAAGGCACACTGGCCATGTTAGTCAAgtgcctcaaacaggcaacaaccctccacacTATAGGACCAATTTGACCTAAACAGATGTCGAAAAAATGACAAAATTCAAGGATAACAGGgtcaatagcaggtttgaaaccTAATGTTAAAGGGTAAAGAAAACTCAATTAAATAAGAAGTGATTCTTTGATTCGCATTGGGAATTATGATAGGAAAGTTATGACTCCAATTGCGGTCTTTACGAACTAAAGAAATCAAACCCTCACTGATCTGAGTTGGATAGATATCAGCACGATCCAAAGAGGACACTTGGTTTCTAAGGGATTCTCTATCATTGTAGAAAGATAGTTCTGCAGGAACTATTTCCTCTACTGAAGGTTCAGGAAGAGGTTCAGAGGGTTCCTTACCTCTAGAAGAAGATCTTTGAGAAAAAGAACTTCTGGTTCTAGAAGAAGGACTGGAACTAGATGAAGGAAGAGGAGAACCACGTATGGATGAAGACCCTAAATTACGTAGTCTACTTCCTCTTCTGCTCCTAGGGTTAGGGTTTAATGAAGATATGATAGTACAAGGAAGAAGTAAACAAGAATTGAATATTCAGAGAACTTTATGTGAGAAAGACAAAGATGAAAATTATGTTTATACTAAGAAGCAACCGTCGAAGGAAAAGGTGCAATGATGGAAAGGTCATAATGAGAACTGCCGCTTCGTAATTGGTGAAGCTATGAAAGAGCCTTAAAAAGCGCTGCAAAGTTGCAGAACCAATAAAAAGATGCCACGTGTAATAAACATTAAATGGAAGTTACAATTGAAGCGTCGACTCTATAATAGCATTAATGGCGGCTAATATTCCCGCTTTAataaaatccacttcccaaatattcaattgatgaataaatggcaagtggggggactatctgtattgggaaaaaactgaatttacatattaaagtgattgaaagatgacgtgtcatgacacgaaggctggtcaaagaatgatgattagcaaagaggcacgagtcGCGACAGATACGAGCAAAGGTACGAGTAGAGGCACGAGCAGAGGCACGAGCGAATACTCAAAAGACTCGACGCTCATACCTATTTAGATCCGCAAATTAAGGAGAATGAATATGAAAGTGCAAGAGAATATAGATACAgtatttaataggcattaaatactgaaaacgttagagaatctgtattaaattacaatgattatgtaacgtaacatttaatgcctttaattgtctataatggcctgattatgacaaaggcaaaacatATATCTTAGAGATAGCTATAAAAAGGAGAAAactgatcatttgtaaggacacaaaatattatctgaatacactggtttactttgttttcttctgcttATCTGATTGTTAGCAAAATCATTTCCTTTACTcatttttgattatcagtaacccgagttcttctaaattaaagctttgaccgaaattttaCTTTTTGATTAAACAGTAATCATTGTATATTTCTCCGGGAAGGAAGAATTACCATTCACAAGACTGTACGGAACAGTGGCATCCATCTTATTGAATCAAATATGGGGACCAAATTaaaaaaattctttaaaaaaaaatataaaaatgaacaAGAAAATCGGGAATATTCTTGGAATATTTGTATACAGCATTATTTCAAGCATTAAGGAATATACTAAACCTCACTTCCCTTGCCAAAGAAAGGAGAGACAAGACTATTCATGaaggtttatatatatatatatatatatatatatatgtatgtatgtatgtatataggaGTTATATCAACCATCAAATCCCTCAAATTGCTTGAATACATTATGCACAGAAGTGGTCTGCTTTAAATGAGTTGACTGTGAGATTAACTCACGATTTTTTTATTAACTCGTGATTCAAAGAAGAGAGTAAACATGTAAAGCTATTCCTTTCAAGACTGCATATACTCAAACTATAACTGTTCTTTTTTCCTCAAAGCACCGCCATTCTATAATGCTGGGCAATTCGCTAATCCAAGTTTTTCCTCATCATGTAATACAGTTAAGGGTCTTTTGATTACCGGAATTAGAAAACAATCATGGTCTAAAATTTGAGATCTTTTTATTCCGCGTTTGGTTGGATTTTGTTCCAGTATAAGCAATACCAGGATTATGTTATACACAATTCTGGTATTATTTCAGACTAAATACAACATGGGTTTCTAATACGAGGATTAGCAATCTTTGAATAAAACACCTGAAAGACTAAAATATCCTTCATTAcctctttcttttttattatttactttaaaGGTTAGGGTAAATTATAAAGAAAACTTTATCCAACTTAACACCAAATGCATGCTTTTCATCATACACTATGTATCCCATTTTTAATGCAATAAACCAAACATTcataaaaaatgtttattattagTCCTAGTATAATCCTTGCAAATCCCGGCATAACTTTGTatacaaaccaaacgaccccttaatcaCTGTATCTTTTCTTCAGGAAGAATTACCATCACTAAACTCTATGACACAAGAGTATTCCTATTTACAAAACTCTATGGGGTCAATACCATTCAAATATTTAAAAATCAATAAGAAAtcgcaaaaaaataaaataaaaaattggtGCAGTACCTGTATATAGCATCATCTCAGAAGGTGGGAGGAACAAAACTCTCCCTGAAGGTTCTAGTTCCAGCTCTATACAACATAGTAGGAGTTCTATCATCCGTTATATCCCTCCACTGATCCTCTCTCCTATTGTAGACAATCAAACTTGCACATACATCTAGTACAACATCATCCTCACTTATTAAACACAATGGTATAAACTCAGCGAGATCCGGTCCTTTAACTTCATATCTGGTCCAAGACTCCTCAATACCATAGTCTTTCATCGTCCAAATAGTATTCTTTATTGTCCAAGTAGTATCCATTTCTTCTGTTTCAGACAACATACAAAGACGCCCTCTAAGAGCCACAAGCTTACTGACCACATGTGTACCCTTGTCTATGCACCTCAAAAAACTTCTCTTCAAGTATATCAAAAGCAGCAATTACACGTGAATAGTTAGGACTAGGGGTGGCAAAATTGaaagcatcctaggaagctcaaatctattcaaggacaaagatgaagctttggaatctcaaagagggcctttaacaagatctcaagctaaaaagTTACAAAATAAGGTCATTGGACTTCAGGAACGATCAAAGAAATTGTTAGTTGGGAGGAAGAGCTTAAGGATAAAGGATATGAGTTATCTAggtgttataattattttatggccCAAATTCATGTCCAATAAGAGGTGGATTAGATCCCAAGAAACATCCTCTGAAGAAGGTCCAAATCAGGCCATTGTTGGACCTATTTAGCACctaaaatgtgtccaaacttgCAGCCCATGAAGTCTTACATAAAGCCACGTTTTTATAGCataaaaaggacttacttgatgtcCAAGAATGGTACAATAGTTGTGCTAGATGTTGAGTGCAAGTTGGtgccaagttgcttgcaaatttccttcaagattttcAAGATTCTATCCAAGATTAGTTTGGGACTTATTTCCATATATTATGGGACTATATTTATTACTTTCCTAGTTATTTAAGGTTATGTTTTCCTTTTATTAAGATTTTTGGAATTACTTTccaagaatgacttggtttttgcttcctagtattttccttttcctaaggtagttggacttgttgtctagagtagtttaggactttatttttttatttttttggtacaATTTCGTGACCCCTCTCTATATAAAGGGGTGTGTTCTTTGTTTGCACTCTTATGTGTAGCAACTCTTGAATTTATTCTTTAACcttcaagactcaacttaaggtAGTAAGATGAATTCttcgaaatcttagatcacttctaggtattcaagaaaggtgataagtttaggcttattattgttcttgttattctaaaggactgagtttcacaatctatctcttgtttttaacctctacttgtaatgacccgactggtcattttgagaaatTGTGGCTGGTTTGGTAGCTTGAGGTCACGAgcaacttcatattatgtgtatcgacttgcgtgcacaaTCGGGGCGTGaaaccggaaagcttttatgtgaaaatatgagaaatagaaatttttagAGTTGAAAATTTggttttagttgactttggtcaatattttttaTAAACGGATCAGGATCTGTGTTCTGACAATTTCGGGAGGTCCGTGGTAAAATATTGTACTTGGGCGCATGCccgaattgaattccgaggtccctagccttagaaaataatttttgaagaaaattattgtgctggtttttaaaggaaataaagaaatgaattaatgtttgaactcattggtatcagacccgtattttaatttcggagcctggtacaagtttgttatgatatttaagtcctatctgtgaaatttggtgagaatcggaattgatttgacatgatttggacgtccggttgaaaagttaaaaaaaccatgagttttgaggttaaattcatagtttttgatgtaattttgatgatttgattgcacgagtaagtccgtatgatatttttatacttgtgctcatgtttggtttggagccccgagggcttgggtgagtttcgaatatgtTTAGGTtatgttgcgcttgtttttggaTGTTTCATCGTCCTTTCTTCAAGAAAAAATGAtaccacattgagcaaataaggTCCAAATTTAGTTTTTATTAAACCATTAGATCTGTATCAAAATTACGGAGCTATagaaaaaagaatcatcgaatttggacatcgtatgaggaagttatgctcattttcgtGTAAAGAAATattgctggtttctggtgtggtcgcaaatgcgaactttttatCGTATTTGTGATGtccagttcgcaaatgcgagatttttgTCACAAATGCGACTTCTGCCAACCCTTCCTTGTTCGCAATTATGaggggttcgcaaatgtgaatcctgggtcgcaaatgtgacatttgaggcctgttaagtgagattttagatgagattttcacccattttttaactttcttaaaccctacacctccataggcgattttccaaggtcccaaacttctccaaattaTGGGGTAAGTATCTCTAATCAGTTTTTAACTATATTTTGtaattatatcttagatttaccATCAAATTCaggagaatctaaaggaaaatttgggaataattgtgaaatctttcaaaaatgtaaaatgataatttgaatgaccaaatggtatcagaatttgataatttttgtatgggtgaactcgtagcgAGATAGGTGTtcggtttttgtaaattttgtcgggttccaaggCGTGGGCctggggagttgactttttgcaaattgtataagaatcataatTTTGccaattgaaattgttttctcttgcattgtttgatgtattcaagtcattTTTGGTTAGATTGAGCCGAgagttgatgaattggtaaagaaaaatctaaattgagtattgaattggccggattgaagtaagtatcttgcctaaccttgtgtgggggacttccccttaggatttgattcTTCTATGCTATTTGTAGtccgtgcacgcgaggtgacgagtgtgtgctcggacttatttgtgaagATTTTTTCCTTTaaggttcttaggtccttatgtgggAAGTATTCCGTTATGATTGAGTTCCCTAATTGCTTAatttacctctatatgctccatacgaTTCTGTTAGCTTCCCTCtaactcttacttgttacttggtcttattttccttaattgaagcgattgttcttcttctaaattGTGAATTCCTCTATGACCCCGTGTATATATGCTTTGTGTCCAAATTGTTATGGTT
Proteins encoded in this window:
- the LOC138869308 gene encoding uncharacterized protein, encoding MIPDDEVPVAAHDSVEQLFNCGFGGENLGPISDEAPLASFSTPVLVIPPLSVVAVTVPPQDIMTASTVPPSTTPTSTAPYIEVGSSSRSGAMRRIIIEVPAEDNLLRKSVHASLKVRALTSELAVEKASSNQARKEKARLETSFSEQLSKASEEIRELRALLSEKEAYAGELVQSLTQTQEDLRVSSDKVFSLENSHASLQSSYESALAKNEKLRNEIVDWERDYEILEDKTVIEENFKLESELAKIKETIEKTQQNQDFSSPVAEASKNVEDNTGIPTPSSQVEPTAAEDPASVPSSSQ